The Nocardioides ginsengisegetis region GGACCGGACGGCGATGATCGGCTTGCGCAGCGAGACCCGGCGGGCGATGCGGGAGAACTTGCGCGGGTTGCCGATGGACTCGAGGTAGAGCAGCACGACCTCGGTGGAGTCGTCCTCCTCCCAGTACTGCAGGAGGTCGTTGCCCGAGACGTCGGCACGGTTGCCGGCGCTGACGAACGTCGACAGTCCCAGGCCCCGGTTGTTGACCTTCTCCAGGATCGCCGAGCCGAGCGCGCCGGACTGGCAGAAGAAGCCGGCGCGGCCACGCGGCGGCATCAGCGAGGACAGCGAGGCGTTGAGGCCGACCTGCGGGTCGGTGTTGATGATGCCCAGGCAGTTGGGGCCGATCAGGCGCAGCCCGTAGGAGCGGGACAGCCCCACGAGGCGGCGCTGCCGCTGACGGCCCTCCTCGCCGGTCTCGGCGAAGCCGGAGGAGATGACGACCAGTCCGTGCACGCCCTTGGCGGCGCAGTCCAGGACCACGTCCTGCACGGCCTCGGCCGGCACGGCCACGATCGCCACGTCGACCTCGTCCGGGATCTCGGCCACGGACTTGTACGCCGGCATGCCGGACACCGCGGCCGCCGCCGGGTTGACGGCGTAGACGCGGCCGGTGAAGTCGCCCATCACCAGGTTGCGCACCAGCGCCTGGCCGATCGTGTCCTGCCGGCGGCTGGCGCCGATCACCGCGACCGAGCGCGGGTTGAAGAACTTGTGGATCGAGGCCGACTCCGCCTGGTGCTCGCGGTTGATCATCACGCCGATCGCGGTGTCGGTCGGATCGATCGGGAACTCCAGCATGAGGACGCCGTCCTCGTACTCGCTGGCCACCCGGTAGCCGGCGTCCCGGAAGGTCTGGATCATCCGGCTGTTGTCCGGCAGCACCTCGGCGACGAAGCGGTCGACCCCCCGCTCGCGGCCGGCCTGGGCGAGGTGCTCCAGCAGCAGCTGGGCGATGCCGCGGCCCTGGTGCTGGTCCTCCACGAGGAAGGCCACCTCGGCCTCGCGCGGGCGGACCACGTCGTACCGTCCGACGGCGATCATCTTGCCCGACAGCGTGAGCACGAAGGCCACGCGGTTGACGTGGTCGACCTGGGTGAAGCGGGCGACGTCGCGCTCGGAGAGGTGCGGCATCGGGGAGAAGAAGCGGTAGTACTTCGACTGGTCCGACACCCGGGCGTAGAACTCCACGAGCAGCTCGGCGTCGGCGGACGTGATCGGCCGGATGTGGGCCGTGCGTCCGTCCCGCAGCAGGACGTCGGCCTCCCAGTGCCTCGGGGGGGCCTCGTCGGAGGAAGTCACGCCAGTCACACGGGGAAATCTAGCGTGCAGGGGCCAACGCGGCGTGCCCGTGCGGAATCCCGGAACATCAGCAAGGACAATGGACCCATGGCGCGGCGTACGACGAAGCAGGACCTGCCCGACGACTTCGAGGAGCACATCCTCGACATCGACGTGGGCGACGAGATGCGTTCCTCCTTCCTGGAGTACGCCTACTCCGTCATCTACTCGCGCGCGCTCCCGGATGCTCGCGACGGCCTCAAGCCCGTGCAGCGCCGGATCCTCTACACGATGAACGACATGGGCCTGCGGCCCGACCGCGGCCACGTCAAGAGCGCGCGCGTCGTCGGTGAGGTCATGGGTCGGCTGCACCCCCACGGCGACAGCGCGATCTACGACGCGATGGTGCGGATGGCCCAGCCCTGGTCGATGCGGGTGCCGTTCATCGACGGGCACGGCAACTTCGGCTCGCCGGACGACTCCCCCGCCGCCATGCGTTACACCGAGGCGCGGATGGCCCCGGCCGCCGTGGCGATGACGGCCTCGATCGACGAGGACACGGTCGACTTCAAGCCCAACTACGACAGCCGGGAGTTCGAGCCGTCGGTGCTGCCGGCCGCGATCCCCAACCTGATCGTCAACGGCACGACCGGCATCGCGGTCGGCATGGCCACCAACATCGCGCCGCACAACCTGGTCGAGGTCGTCCAGGCCCTGCGCCACCTGATCCTGCACCCCGGGACCGACGTCGACGGGCTGATGCGCTTCATCCCGGGCCCCGACCTGCCGACCGGCGGCAAGATCGTCGGCCTCGAGGGCATCCGCGACGCCTACCTGACCGGCCGGGGCGTGTTCAAGATGCGCGCCACCGCCCGGATCGAGACGATCGGTCGCCGCAAGGGCATCGTGATCACCGAGCTCCCCTACGGCGTGGGCACCGAGAAGGTCGTCGAGCGGATCAAGGTCCTCGTCCAGGGCAAGAAGATCCAGGGCATCTCCGACATCAAGGACCTCACCGATCGCAGCAACGGTCTGCGGCTCGTCATCGAGGTCAAGAACGGCTTCCACCCCGAGGCGCTCCTCGAGCAGCTCTACCGGCAGACGCCGATGGAGGACTCGTTCGGCATCAACACCGTCGCGCTCGTCGACGGCCAGCCGCGCACGCTGGGCCTCAAGGAGATGCTCGAGGTCTTCCTCGGGCACCGGTACGACGTCGTGCGCCGCCGCTCGCAGTTCCGGCGTACCAAGGCCGCCGACCGGCTGCACCTGGTCGAGGGGCTGCTCATCGCGATCCTGGACATCGACGAGGTCATCCAGCTGATCCGGACCAGCGACAACTCCGAGATGGCGCGCGGGCGGCTGATGTCGGTCTTCGACCTGACCGAGCCGCAGGCGACGTACATCCTCGACATGCAGCTGCGCCGGCTGACGAAGTTCAGCAAGATCGAGCTGGAGAAGGAGCAGTCCGAGCTCCAGCGCACCATCGAGGAGCTCGACGCGATCCTCGGCGACGAGGCGCTGCTGCGGAAGGTCGTCTCCGACGAGCTGGCCGAGGTCGCCAAGACCTACGGCACGCCCCGACGCACCGTGCTGCTGGAGTCGGCAGGCACCACCGTGACCGCCACGGCCGTGCCGCTCGAGGTGGCCGACGACCCGTGCTTCGCCTTCCTGTCCTCCAGCGGCCTGCTGGCCCGCTCGTCCTCCGACGAGGCGCTGGGGTCGGGAGGCGGCCGCACCAACCACGACGTGATCGTCTCGGCGGTCCGCACCACCGTGCGCGGCGAGATCGGGGCGGTCACCTCGCGCGGCCGGGTGCTCAAGCTGGGCGTGCTCGACCTGCCCTCGATCCCGGGCTCGGCCAACGACCCCAACCTCCAGGGCGGGGTGCCGCTGAGCGAGGTGCTCCTCCTCGAGCCCGGCGAGCGCGCCCTCGCGCTGACCTCGCTGCCCACCGACGGCCCGGGCCTCGCGCTCGGCACCCGCCAGGGCGTCGTCAAGCGGGTCAACCCCGAGGTCCTCGGCAAGGACGAGTGGGAGGTGATCGGGCTCAAGGACGGTGACGAGGTCGTCGGCGCGCTCGACCTGGTCACGGGCCAGGAGACCCTCTGCTTCATCAGCACCGACGCCCAGCTGCTGCACTTCGGCGCCGACGGCGTCCGCCCGCAGGGCCGCTCCGGCGGCGGCATCGCCGGCATCCGGCTCTCGCCCGGCGAGCACGTCCGGTGGTTCGGCGCCGTCGACCCGGCCACGGCCGTGGTCGTCACCTCGTCCGGCTCCTCGACCGCGCTGCCCGGCACCGAGCCCGGCCTGGTCAAGGTGACCCCGTTCACCGAGTACCCACCCAAGGGCCGCGCGACCGGCGGCGTCCGCTGCCACCGCTTCCTCAAGGGCGAGGACGCCCTGGTGTTCGCCTGGGCGGGCGACGCTCCTGCGCGGGCGGCCGCCTCCAGCGGCGCGCCGGTCGACCTGCCCGAGGCCAACGGGCGGCGGGACGGCTCCGGCGTGCCGCTGAGCCAGGCCCTGCACGCCTGTGCCGGCCCCGTCGGCCTGCGGCTGCCCGCAGCCACCTCTGTGGAAGGGTGACGCCATGCTCCCTCCCACGACGCGACTCGCTGCCCTCCTGCTCGCCGGCGCCGTGACCCTCTCCGGCGCCCTGAGCGGCTGCAGCGGCGCTGACTCCCACGCCTCGGACGGCAAGTCGCCCGAGCAGGTGCTGGCGCAGGCGAAGTCGACGCTCGACGACACCACCGGCGTCAACATCTCGCTGTCCACCAAGGACCTGCCCGCCGGCGTCCAGGGCATCCAGGACGCCTCCGGCATCGGCACCCACGCACCCGCCTTCGACGGCAGCATCACCGTCGTGCTCGCCGGCCAGCCCTTCGACGTACCGGTGATCGCGGTCGACGGCAAGGTCTATGCCCAGATCCCGCTGACCCCGGGCTGGCAGGACGTCGACCCGGCCGACTACGGCGCTCCGGACCCGGCCCAGCTGATGAGCCCGGACCAGGGCTTCTCCTCGCTGCTCGCGGCCACCACGGACCTCAAGGAGGGCGACAGCGTCCGCGGCGGCGCCGACAACTCCGAGATCCTCACCGAGTACACCGGCACCGTCCCCGACACCGCGGTCAAGAACGTCATCCCGAGCGCGTCGGGCGACTTCGACGCGACCTACACGGTCACCAGCGACGGCGAGCTCCGCGAGGCCACCCTCACGGGCGTGTTCTACGCCGACTCCGACTCGATGACCTACACGATCGGCTTCGACGACTACGGGACCGACAAGGACATCACGGCCCCATGAGGTCGGCCCGGCTCCTGCTGGGCCTCGCGGCGGTCGCCGTCGCGTTCGCCGCGGCCGACACCTACGTCGTGGTGCTGGCCCTGCCGGACATGATGGGCAGCGTCGGCATCCCGATCGACCAGCTCCAGCGCGCGGCCCCGATCGTCTCGGGGTTCCTGCTCGGGTACGTCGCGATGCTCCCGCTGATCGGCCGGATCGCCGACCTGCGCGGCCGGGTGCCGGTGCTGGTCGCCGCGCTGGTGCTCTTCGCCGCCGGCTCGCTGGTCACCACGCTGGCCTACGACATGCCGACCCTGGTGGGCGGCCGGTTCCTCCAGGGCGTCGGCGGCGGCGGGCTCGTCCCGGCCACGCTGGCGCTCGTCGCGGACCTCTACCCCACCGAGCGCCGCGGCGTGCCCCTCGGCGTCGTCTCCGCCGTCCAGGAGCTCGGCAGCGTGATCGGGCCGCTGTTCGGCGCGCTCGTCCTCGCCGTCGCCGACTGGCGGGCGATCTTCCTGGTCAACCTCGCGGTCGGGCTCGTCCTCGCCGCCGCGATCCGCGGTCTCTCGGTGGCCGAGGAGAGAGCGCCAGCGAGCGTCTCGAGGCCCGCACGCCCGGACCTGGTCGGCGCGGTCCTCCTCGCCCTCACGCTCGTCACCGGAGCGCTCGCCTTCACCCGGCCCAGCCAGCTCATGCGCGACCTGACGTGGGGCCAGCTCTTCATCCCGTGGGCCGGCGACGGACGCTGGCTGACCCCGCTCGGCACGGTCGCGATCATGACCGCCGTCCTGTTCGTGGCCCGCTGCCTGACTGCCCGGCGCCCGCTGGTCGACCTGCGCGGCTGGGGCCGGAGCATGCGCGAGGCCGACCTGGTCGGCGCCCTCTTCCTGGCCGCCGCGCTGGCGGGCGTGATCCTCGCCTTCGCGACCGCCGACCCGAAGGTGCAGGTCTTCTCCGACCAGGGGCTCTGGTACCTCCTCGGCGCCGCGGTCGCCGCCGTCGGCTTCGCCGTCCACCTGCGCCGGGCCGAGGCGCCGCTGGTGCCGCGCGGTGCCCTGCGCCGCGCCCCGGCCTGGGGCGCGATGCTCGTCAGCTTCTTCATCGGGGCGGCGCTGATCGCGGCCCTCATCGACATCCCCATCTTCGCCCGGACCACCGTCTACCCCGACTCGCAGCTGTCTGCCGCGCTGGTCCTCGTCCGCTTCCTCGTCGCCCTGCCCGTGGGCGCGGTCCTCGGCGGATACCTCACCCGGACCCTCCCGGCCGGCGTCGTGACGGCCGTGGGCATGGTCCTGGCGGCGATCGGCTTCACGCTGATGAGCCACTGGGGCCTCTCCAGCCTGGACGACCTGTCCGCGAACGTCCCCCTCCTGCTGGGCGGCTTCGGCTTCGGACTGGCCCTGGCGCCGGTCAACGCCGCCGTCCTGGCCAGCACCGACGACGAGGTGCACGGCCTGTCCGCCGCGCTGGTCGTGGTGAGCAGGATGGTCGGGATGCTGGTCGGGATCTCGGCACTGACCACGATCGGGCTGCGGCGCTACTACGCCGAGCAGGCCGATCTGCCCACCGCCCGCGAGGTCTGCCACGGCTCCAGCCGCTGCCAGGAGTTCAGCGACCTGCTGCGTGTCGCAGGCATCGCGCAGGAGCACACCGTCTTCGCCGGTGCCGCCGTCTGTGCCGTGCTCGCCGCTGTGCTCGCCCTCGCCCTGTTCCGTACGGCGCGCACGCGGGCTGTCCACACTGCGCAGGTGCTCCGCGCCGGCGGCTGAGGATTCGCTAGCGTCACCCCCGTGAACGACTTCGACGACCTCCTCCAGGCCAACCGCTCCTTCGCCGCCGACTTCGCGCTCGGCGGCTTCGACGGCGTGGCGCACGCCGGTGTCGCGCTCGTGACCTGCATGGACTCGCGCATCGACCCGCTCAACATGCTCGGGCTCAAGCCGGGCGACGCCAAGATCTTCCGCAACCCCGGTGGCCGCGTCACCGAGGCCGCGCTCGAGGCCCTCGTGCTGGGCGTGCACCTCCTGGGCGTCGAGCGGATCCTCGTGGTCCCCCACACCCGGTGCGCGATGGCCTCCAACACCGAGGCCGAGCTGCGCGAGCGGGTCGGTGCCTCGGCCGGGCAGGACGCCTCGTGGCAGCACTTCCACGTCGTCGAGGACCAGCTCGCCTCCCTCCAGGAGGACGTGCGCCGGGTGCGCTCACACCCGCTGATCCCCGACACCGTGCTGGTCGGTGGGTTCGTCTACGACGTCGACACGGGCCTGCTCGACCCGAAGTTCTGACGCCGGTGGGGGTGTCCCCGAGCGTTCAGGTTCGCTGCAGGAAGGCGTTCCTACCGTCGCCCGGGTGACTTCCTCCCCCATCACGTCCCTGTCCGAGGACCGCCCGGTCGAGACCCAGCGACCCCAGGGCCCGAGCGAGCCGCTGGCGGCGAAGGTGTCCGCGATCACGGCGCTCTTCTGGGTGATCAAGATCCTCACCACCGGCATGGGCGAGGCGGCCTCCGACGGCCTCGGCGAGACCAGCCTGGCGCTCGGCGGCATCGTCGGTGTCGGCGGCTTCGTCCTGGCCCTGTGGCTGCAGCTGCGCAGCGATCGCTACCACGCCCCGACGTACTGGTTCTGCGTCTCGATGGTCGCGGTCTTCGGCACGATCATGGCCGACATCCTGCACGTGGCTACCGGGCTGTCCTACTACGTCACCTCGGCGTTCTACGCCGCTGCGGTGGCCGTGCTGTTCAGGTGGTGGCACCGCTCCGAGGGCACCCTGTCGATCCACCACGTCGACACCCGCCGCCGTGAGCGCTTCTACTGGGCCACGGTCCTGGCGACGTTCGCGCTGGGCACCGCGGTCGGCGACCTGACCGGCCTGACCATGCACCTGGGCTTCCTGCCGTCGGGCTTCCTGTTCCTGGCCGCGATCCTCGTGCCGCTCGCCGCCTGGCGCCTCGGCGTCAACGCGACGCTGGCGTTCTGGGCCGCCTACGTGCTGACCCGCCCGCTGGGCGCGTCGTTCGCCGACTGGATCGGCAAGGACCACGCGATCGGCAACGGCCTGGGCTTCGGCGACCTGCGCCTCACGGCGATCCTGTGCGTGGCGATCGCCGCGCTGGTGACCTGGGCGCACCGCTCCGGTCACGACATCCAGGAGCCGATCCCGGTCGACGCCTGAACCCCATGACCACCGTGCCGGGCCCGGTGCCCGGGCCGATCACGGACCACCCGGCCGCGGCGTAGAGGCGCCGCGCCGGTTCGTCGGGATCGGCGGTCGTCTGGAGCAGCCACCGCTCGTGCGGAAGACCCGCGGTCAGGATGTCGAGCAGCCGGCGTCCGACCCCCGCGCCCCGGTGCTGCTCCAGCACACCCAGGGTGACGACCTCGAAGTGGCCACCGACCCAGATGCGTGACACCTCGTCGTCGAGGACCTCGGTGAGCCGGTCGGAGAACCACTGACCGCGCTCGCCCGTGTGCCCGTAGGCGAAACCGACCAGCACCTCACCGGCGTACGCCGTCGCGACCCGGAATCCCTCACGCGCCGCGTGCCGGTCCCACACGTTCCCACGCCACGACGCCTCGTCGTCCTGGTCTCCGAAGACGGCGTCGTGCACGGCCCAGACGTCGGAGCCGACCGCGGGATCGCTGGTCAGCCCGACCCGCGGTACGACGTCTTCCACAGTGATCCCCCGATCGATCGACTTGGTGGGCCGCAGTCTCAGGCGTCGAGGGCCTCGACGTCGACCTCGTAGGCCCCCTGCACGATGAACTCCTTGCGCGGCGCGACCTCGGAGCCCATCAGCAGCTCGAAGACGCCGGCCGCGACCTCGGCGTCGTCGACCGTGATCCGGCGCAGCGTGCGGTGGCGCGGGTCCATGGTGGTCTCGGCCAGCTGGTCGGCGTCCATCTCACCGAGACCCTTGTAGCGCTGGACCGGATCCTTCCACCGGACGTTCTTCTTCTTCAGCTCGGCGAGCTTCCGCTGCAGGTCGGCGTCGGAGTAGGTGTAGACGTACTTGTCCATCCCCTTCTTGGGGTTGGACAGCTCGATCCGGTGCAGCGGCGGGACCGCCGTGTAGACGCGGCCCTCGGTGATCAGGTCGGGCATGTACTTGAAGAACAGCGTCGCCAGCAGGCACCGGATGTGCGCGCCGTCGGAGTCGGCGTCGGCCATGAAGATGATCCGGCCGTAGCGGCGGGCCTCGAGGTCGAACGTGCGGCCCGAGCCCGCGCCGACGACCTGGATGATCGAGGCGCACTCGGTGTTCTTCAGCATGTCGCCGACCGAGGCCTTCTGGACGTTCAGGATCTTGCCCCGGATCGGCAGCAGCGCCTGGAACTCCGAGTCGCGGGCCAGCTTGGCCGTGCCGAGCGCAGAGTCACCCTCGACGATGAACAGCTCGGTGCGGTCGTTGTCGGACGCCCGGCAGTCGGCGAGCTTGGAGGGCAGCGCCGAGGACTCCAGGGCGTTCTTCCGGCGCTGGGTCTCCTTGTGCTGGCGGGCCGCGATGCGCGTCTTGGACGCTCCGACGACCTTCTCCATGACCAGCTTGGCCTGGGCCTTCTCCAGCCGCTTGCTCGAGGTCAGGAACGCCTTGAGCTCGGCGGAGACGACCTTGCGCACGGCGGTGCGGACCGCCGGGGTGCCCAGGATCTCCTTGGTCTGGCCCTCGAACTGCGGCTCGGCGAGCCGCACGGTCACGACCGCGGTCATGCCCTCGAGCACGTCGTCCTTGATGACGTCGGGGTCGTTGACCTTGAGCGCCTTGGTGGAGCGCATCACGTCGTTGAACGTCTTGGTGATGGCCTGCTCGAAGCCGCTGACGTGGGTGCCGCCCTTGGGGGTGGCGATCACGTTGACGAAGGAGCGCAGCTCGGTGTCGTAGCCCGTGCCCCAACGGACGGCCACGTCCACGCCCAGCTCGCGCTCGACCTCCTGCGGGGTCATGTGGCCCTTCTCGTCGAGCAGCGGCACCGTCTCGGTGAACGTGTCGGTGCCCTGCAGGCGCAGGATGTCGGTGACGGCCTCGTCCTTGGCCAGGAACTCCGCGAACTCCGCGATGCCGCCGTCGTGGCGGAACTTCTCCTCGACCAGCTGGTCGCCGCGCAGGTCGCGGATGACCAGCTCCAGGCCGGGGACGATGAACGACGTCTGGCGGGCCCGGCCGAGCAGCCCCTCGAACTCGAAGCGGGCGTCCTTGGTGAAGATCTGGCGGTCGGGCCAGAAGCGGATGCGGGTGCCGCTCCTGCCCTTGGCGACCCGACCACCCTTGCGGGTCAGCCCGGAGCGGGGCTCGAACGGCGCGTCGGGGGCGTCGCCGTCGAAGACGCCGGGGGTGCCACGGCGGAACGAGAGGCCCTGCTGGGACGGCGAACGGTCGACGTCGATGTCCATGCGCGACGAGAGGGCGTTGACCACGGAGAGGCCGACGCCGTGCAGGCCACCGGTGGCGACGTAGGAGCCGCCGCCGAACTTGCCGCCGGCGTGCAGCTTGGTCGCCACGACCTCGACACCGGGGAGGCCCGTCTTGGGCTCCTTGTCGGTCGGGATGCCGCGCCCGTCGTCGTGGACCTCGGCCGAGCCGTCGGCGTGCAGGGTGACCTCGACGCGGTGGGCAGCGCCCGCGAGGGCCTCGTCCACGCCGTTGTCGATGATCTCCCACAGGCAGTGCATGAGGCCGCGTGTGTCGGTGGAGCCGATGTACATGCCGGGACGCTTGCGAACCGCCTCGAGGCCTTCGAGGACCAGGAGATGGGCGGCGTTGTACGTGTTGTCGATCGTGGGGCTCCTGCAGCGCAACGGGGTCCGGCGGGTCGGGAAATCCGGCCGGGTGAACGGCTACGAATCTACCTGCGACACGCCGGAGCTCGTAGAAGGCTCGCCTGCCGGGGGTGGGCCGGGCACAGGTCTAGCGTTGGACGCAGGTGGACTTGTCACGATGTGGACACGATGGGCTCGGGTTTTTCGAACCGCAACCAGCCAGGTCGCACTCGCGTCACACTTGCAAGGGCTAGGCGTCTTCATCACAGAAGTGGATTTCGAGGCTTGAAACCCATGACGGCGGGGAAGACAGACCATGATGAGATGACGTGTCCGGTGACACAGCCCGACGGGAATCAACCACCCGGCGGTTACGTTGATCCAGACACCGATCAAGAAATGAGGCCGATGTGACCACTGCAGTTGCCCCCAGCTCCGCCGCGCTCACCGCTGCGGACCGCTGCGACCGTTGCGGAGCCCAGGCCTACCTTCGCGTGGAGCTTCAGACCGGCGGAGAACTCCTGTTCTGCGCCCACCACGCTCGTGAGCACGGCGACAAGCTCCGCGAGATCGCGGCCAACGTCGTCGACGAGACCCACAAGCTGGTTGACACTCCCGCGGCGGCGCCTGACGCCGAGCACTGAACACCCACTCCCTAGACACCCACGAAGGCCCCGGACCACGGTCCGGGGCCTTCGTCGTCCCCGTGAGAGGC contains the following coding sequences:
- a CDS encoding DNA gyrase/topoisomerase IV subunit A, with amino-acid sequence MARRTTKQDLPDDFEEHILDIDVGDEMRSSFLEYAYSVIYSRALPDARDGLKPVQRRILYTMNDMGLRPDRGHVKSARVVGEVMGRLHPHGDSAIYDAMVRMAQPWSMRVPFIDGHGNFGSPDDSPAAMRYTEARMAPAAVAMTASIDEDTVDFKPNYDSREFEPSVLPAAIPNLIVNGTTGIAVGMATNIAPHNLVEVVQALRHLILHPGTDVDGLMRFIPGPDLPTGGKIVGLEGIRDAYLTGRGVFKMRATARIETIGRRKGIVITELPYGVGTEKVVERIKVLVQGKKIQGISDIKDLTDRSNGLRLVIEVKNGFHPEALLEQLYRQTPMEDSFGINTVALVDGQPRTLGLKEMLEVFLGHRYDVVRRRSQFRRTKAADRLHLVEGLLIAILDIDEVIQLIRTSDNSEMARGRLMSVFDLTEPQATYILDMQLRRLTKFSKIELEKEQSELQRTIEELDAILGDEALLRKVVSDELAEVAKTYGTPRRTVLLESAGTTVTATAVPLEVADDPCFAFLSSSGLLARSSSDEALGSGGGRTNHDVIVSAVRTTVRGEIGAVTSRGRVLKLGVLDLPSIPGSANDPNLQGGVPLSEVLLLEPGERALALTSLPTDGPGLALGTRQGVVKRVNPEVLGKDEWEVIGLKDGDEVVGALDLVTGQETLCFISTDAQLLHFGADGVRPQGRSGGGIAGIRLSPGEHVRWFGAVDPATAVVVTSSGSSTALPGTEPGLVKVTPFTEYPPKGRATGGVRCHRFLKGEDALVFAWAGDAPARAAASSGAPVDLPEANGRRDGSGVPLSQALHACAGPVGLRLPAATSVEG
- a CDS encoding LppX_LprAFG lipoprotein; translated protein: MLPPTTRLAALLLAGAVTLSGALSGCSGADSHASDGKSPEQVLAQAKSTLDDTTGVNISLSTKDLPAGVQGIQDASGIGTHAPAFDGSITVVLAGQPFDVPVIAVDGKVYAQIPLTPGWQDVDPADYGAPDPAQLMSPDQGFSSLLAATTDLKEGDSVRGGADNSEILTEYTGTVPDTAVKNVIPSASGDFDATYTVTSDGELREATLTGVFYADSDSMTYTIGFDDYGTDKDITAP
- a CDS encoding MFS transporter, with protein sequence MRSARLLLGLAAVAVAFAAADTYVVVLALPDMMGSVGIPIDQLQRAAPIVSGFLLGYVAMLPLIGRIADLRGRVPVLVAALVLFAAGSLVTTLAYDMPTLVGGRFLQGVGGGGLVPATLALVADLYPTERRGVPLGVVSAVQELGSVIGPLFGALVLAVADWRAIFLVNLAVGLVLAAAIRGLSVAEERAPASVSRPARPDLVGAVLLALTLVTGALAFTRPSQLMRDLTWGQLFIPWAGDGRWLTPLGTVAIMTAVLFVARCLTARRPLVDLRGWGRSMREADLVGALFLAAALAGVILAFATADPKVQVFSDQGLWYLLGAAVAAVGFAVHLRRAEAPLVPRGALRRAPAWGAMLVSFFIGAALIAALIDIPIFARTTVYPDSQLSAALVLVRFLVALPVGAVLGGYLTRTLPAGVVTAVGMVLAAIGFTLMSHWGLSSLDDLSANVPLLLGGFGFGLALAPVNAAVLASTDDEVHGLSAALVVVSRMVGMLVGISALTTIGLRRYYAEQADLPTAREVCHGSSRCQEFSDLLRVAGIAQEHTVFAGAAVCAVLAAVLALALFRTARTRAVHTAQVLRAGG
- a CDS encoding carbonic anhydrase → MNDFDDLLQANRSFAADFALGGFDGVAHAGVALVTCMDSRIDPLNMLGLKPGDAKIFRNPGGRVTEAALEALVLGVHLLGVERILVVPHTRCAMASNTEAELRERVGASAGQDASWQHFHVVEDQLASLQEDVRRVRSHPLIPDTVLVGGFVYDVDTGLLDPKF
- a CDS encoding GNAT family N-acetyltransferase, producing the protein MEDVVPRVGLTSDPAVGSDVWAVHDAVFGDQDDEASWRGNVWDRHAAREGFRVATAYAGEVLVGFAYGHTGERGQWFSDRLTEVLDDEVSRIWVGGHFEVVTLGVLEQHRGAGVGRRLLDILTAGLPHERWLLQTTADPDEPARRLYAAAGWSVIGPGTGPGTVVMGFRRRPGSAPGCRDRSGAPRSPARRSPRTGSP
- a CDS encoding DNA gyrase/topoisomerase IV subunit B, yielding MRCRSPTIDNTYNAAHLLVLEGLEAVRKRPGMYIGSTDTRGLMHCLWEIIDNGVDEALAGAAHRVEVTLHADGSAEVHDDGRGIPTDKEPKTGLPGVEVVATKLHAGGKFGGGSYVATGGLHGVGLSVVNALSSRMDIDVDRSPSQQGLSFRRGTPGVFDGDAPDAPFEPRSGLTRKGGRVAKGRSGTRIRFWPDRQIFTKDARFEFEGLLGRARQTSFIVPGLELVIRDLRGDQLVEEKFRHDGGIAEFAEFLAKDEAVTDILRLQGTDTFTETVPLLDEKGHMTPQEVERELGVDVAVRWGTGYDTELRSFVNVIATPKGGTHVSGFEQAITKTFNDVMRSTKALKVNDPDVIKDDVLEGMTAVVTVRLAEPQFEGQTKEILGTPAVRTAVRKVVSAELKAFLTSSKRLEKAQAKLVMEKVVGASKTRIAARQHKETQRRKNALESSALPSKLADCRASDNDRTELFIVEGDSALGTAKLARDSEFQALLPIRGKILNVQKASVGDMLKNTECASIIQVVGAGSGRTFDLEARRYGRIIFMADADSDGAHIRCLLATLFFKYMPDLITEGRVYTAVPPLHRIELSNPKKGMDKYVYTYSDADLQRKLAELKKKNVRWKDPVQRYKGLGEMDADQLAETTMDPRHRTLRRITVDDAEVAAGVFELLMGSEVAPRKEFIVQGAYEVDVEALDA
- a CDS encoding DUF7455 domain-containing protein; the encoded protein is MTTAVAPSSAALTAADRCDRCGAQAYLRVELQTGGELLFCAHHAREHGDKLREIAANVVDETHKLVDTPAAAPDAEH